GACCAGGTCAAACGCATTGAAGCCTTGCTCAAGGCACACGCCGGCATCGACAACTATGTGGCCTACGTGGGCACCGGTTCGCCGCGTTTCTACCTGCCGCTCGACCAGCAACTGCCGGCTGCCAGCTTCGCGCAATTTGTGGTGCTGGCGCACACCATCGAAGAGCGCGAAAGCTTGCGCACCTGGCTGATTGAAACCCTTGACGAACAGTTTCCTGACCTACGTTCGCGGGTAACCCGCCTGGAAAACGGACCGCCCGTGGGCTACCCGGTGCAGTTTCGTGTGACCGGCGAGCACATCGAGGAAGTCCGCGCCCTGGCGCGGAAAGTCGCGGCCAGGGTTCGCGAAAATACCCACGTAGTCAATGTGCATCTGGACTGGGAGGAGCCGAGCAAGATCGTCTATCTGAATATCGATCAGGACCGCGCCCGGGCGCTTGGCGTGAGTACCGCCAACCTGTCGAAATTCCTGCAAAGCTCCCTGACCGGCTCCACCGTCAGCCAGTATCGGGAGGACGACGAGTTGATCGAGATTCTCCTGCGCGGCACCGTCCACGAACGCACCGAGTTGTCGCTGCTGCCAAGCCTGGCGGTACCGACCGACAACGGTAGAAGTGTAGCCTTACCGCAGATTGCAACCCTTGAGTACGGCTTTGAAGAGGGCATCATCTGGCACCGTAACCGCCTGCCGACAGTGACCGTGCGTGCCGATATCTACGGCAAGGAGCAACCTGCGACCCTGGTCCAGCAAATCCTGCCGACCCTCGAAGGTGTACGTGCCGAGTTGCCGGATGGCTACCTGTTGGACGTCGGTGGCACGGTTGAAGACTCTGCGCGCGGGCAGAACTCGGTGAAGGCCGGCGTGCCGCTGTTTATCGTGGTGGTGCTGACCTTGCTGATGCTGCAACTGCGCAGCTTTTCACGCACGGCGATGGTGTTCCTGACCGCGCCCTTGGGCTTGATCGGCGTCACGCTGTTCCTGCTGGTGTTTCGCCAACCGTTTGGTTTCGTGGCCATGCTCGGCACCATCGCGCTGTCGGGGATGATCATGCGCAACTCGGTGATATTGGTGGACCAGATCGAACAGGACATCAAGGCAGGGCTGACGCCGTGGCAGGCGATCATTGAAGCCACCGTGCGACGCTTCCGTCCGATCGTTCTGACGGCACTCGCAGCAGTGCTGGCGATGATTCCACTGTCGCGCAGTGTGTTCTTCGGGCCGATGGCGGTGGCAATCATGGGCGGGCTGATTGTGGCGACGGCGCTGACACTGCTGTTTCTACCGGCGCTTTACGCGGCGTGGTTCAGGGTTAAACAGCAATGACAGTGGTTATGGCAAGGAACGTTTCTTAAGGTTTCACCACTCATGGACTACCTGATGACAGGTATTCGGTCCGTCGAACTTCACGCCGGCGAACCGGATCTCAAATCTGATGATTCAAGGAGTAACCAATGGGACTATTCATCGGTAAGTCGTTGAGCGTTTCGGTCAACAGCAGCTTTGGCGGCGGCAACTGCGCCAAGCCAAAGCCACCTGCAGATGACTGCAACGACAAGTGCAAACCCAAACATGACGGCCATGGCGGCGGCGGCTCGATCAAGTTCGGTGTGAGCGTAATGCCACTGGGCGCGGTGATCTTTGGCGGGCTGGCCGGCAAGCTGTTTTGACGGTGCGGTAAAACAAGGCGTCCGGGCCGGTGATCCTTCCCCACCGGCCCGGGTGCACAGAGGTTTACAGGGCGCCGAACACTTTCTTGGCAAGGCTGGTGGCGGCAGCTGCCGGATTCTTGCGAATCGTTTCTTCCTGCTGCGCAATCATCTTGAACAAGCCGTCCAGCGCCTGTTCGGTCACGTAGTTTTCAACATTGGCGCTTTTGGCATCCACTGCGCCAAACGCCGCCGCCTTGCCGGCCAGGGCGTTGTACTGCTGGGCCACGCCGACTTTGTCGGTGGCGGCCTTGACGATGGGCAGGAACTTGGCGCGGATTTGTTCGCGACTGCTCTTGTTCAGGTACTGGGTAGCGGAGTCCTGGCCACCGGCGAGGATGCCTTTGGCATCGGTCACGCTCATGTTTTTCACGGCATTGACCAGAATCGGCTGAGCCTGGGTCACGGCGGTTTCCGCGGCTTTGTTCATACTGGTTTCCAGCTGGGTGACCTGATCGCCCATGCCGAACATCTTCAGCTTGTCGGCGACCTTGCCCAGCTTGCCCGGCAGGCCGATCTTCACGTCGGGGTTATTGCTGAAACCGCCGGGCGTGCCCAGTTGTTTCACAGCGATCTGTGCGCCTTGGGTCAAGGCGTCCTTGAGGCCACCGCTGGCGTCGCCCTGGGACAGGCTGCCAAGGTCCAGCGCCATGGCGTTGGCGCCCAGCAGCAGGCCCGCGAACAGGGCGGTGAGGCGAAGAGGGTTACGGAGCATGAGCGCTTCCTTATCGTTGAATTCAGTGGGCTGCCGCGTCGACACGCAAGCGCAGTGGCTGTGGGTCTTGGCCGTTGAGTTGTACCGCGTGCCGCTGCGTGGTGATGAACAGTAGCTTGCCATCTACCTCGATGCGAGCGCTGACCGAGTAGCTGTGACCTGGCTTGACCTGCGCCGGGTCGTAGCTCAGGTGAAACGGCAGCGGCACCTGGCCCTTGATCGGGCCTTTCTGTTCGGCCAGGACCACGGCGGGAGCATCCATCAAGGACACATCCTGCAGGCTGACGCTCAGGGTGGCGGTCGGCGGCAGTGCGATGCGTTGCAGGTAGAACACTTCGCCGTCGAGGCTTGCCTTTGGGGCGGGGGGCATGGATTGGCAGGCTCCGAGCAGGGCGGTGAGGCCCAGGAGGATGATCTTTTTCATGGTAAAGCTCCTTTTCAGCGGCGCCGGCAACCGCCCGGCGCCTTGTTCAATCTAGCGGGTCTGCGCGGGTTCCACTGGCTGCTCGGCCGCGCCATCGACGCGATGCAATGCTACCTGGCGAATCGACAGACGAATGTCCGCCGGCAGTACGCGCTTCGCCGCGCCTTCCGCCAGTTCGCCGAGCAGATCGTGATAACTCAGCTTGCCGGTTTCATCGCGGCGCAGCACATCTTGCTCCAGCAAGGTCTGGATGAAATGTCGGAAAAGGCTCTTGTCGAAAAATTCCGGGGCATTGAGGCCATGCAGGATCGACAGGCGTTGGGCCATGATCGTGCACAGGTCTTCCAGCTCTTCGGCGCTGATGCTGTTCTGGCCACTGTTGAGCAGCAGCGAAATCGCCATGTAGAAGCGTTGCAGGGTCTGGGCGATGCTCTTGGACAGCAGCGTCAGCAGTACAAAATGCCGCGAGCTCGGCGCCGGGCGCAGGTACACATTGTTTTCGAAGCGCAGCAGGCCCTGTTCGACAAAGGCCTCCAGCCACTGGTCGACCACTGCATCCAGCTCCTGCAGTGACCAGCGGATAAACAGCTCCGATTGCAGGTACGGATAGAGCGCCTGGGTGTAGCGCAGGATCTGCTCGCGGCTCATCCGTGAACTGCTCTGGAAGAAGCTCGCCAGCAGAGCCGGCAGGGCGAAGATGTGCAGCACGTTGTTGCGGTAATAGGTCATCAGGACGGCATTTTGCTCATCCAGATAGACAATTTTGCCCAGGGCATCGCTTTGTTCCGACAGCAGGTCCATGTCCTTGACGTGCTTGATCAGTGCCAGGCCATCGCCGTCCGGCAGGGTGGTGTGGGGTGAATAGGGCACTCGGCGCAGCAGCGCCAGGTACAGGTCCAACTGACGGGCCATCGCCTGTTCATCCAGCGCCAGGCGTGTGGTCGACAGCAGCGCCAACGCTACCAGGTTCACCGGGTTCACCGCTGCGGCTTCGTTCAGGTGGCGGGCCACCTTTTCGCTGAGGCGGTGGGTGGTTTCATTGAGCCACGCCGGCTTGTAGTTCGGGGCCAGTTCCTGGGTGCGCCAGTCCGGTTGCTCGTTGTCGAGAAACTCCGCCAGCTTGATCGGTTCGCCGAAGTTGACCGCGACCTGGCCGAAGCGCTGCTTGAGCGCGCCCACCACTTTGAAAATATCGAAGATCGACTCTTTCTTCTTGCTCGCACCGCGCAGCTCGCCGAGATAGGTGCGGCCTTCCAGCACACGTTCGTAACCGATGTACACCGGGACGAACACGATGGGCATGCGCGAAGAGCGCAGGAAACTGCGCAGGGTGATCGCCAGCATCCCGGTTTTCGGCTGCAGCATGCGCCCGGTGCGCGAGCGTCCACCTTCGACGAAGTACTCCACCGGGAAACCCTTGGTAAACAGGGTGTGCAGGTATTCGTTGAACACCGAGGTGTACAGCGGATTGCCCTTGAAGGTGCGGCGCATGAAAAACGCACCGCCACGGCGCAACAGGCTGCCGATCACGGGCATGTTCAGGTTGATGCCGGCGGCGATGTGCGGCGGAGTCAGGCCGTTCTTGAACAGCAGGTACGACAGCAGCAGGTAGTCGATATGGCTGCGGTGGCACGGCACGTAGATTACTTCGTAGCCTTGGGCAACCTGTTGCACGCCCTCGATGTTATTGACCTTGATGCCGTCGTAGATCTTGTTCCAGAACCAGCTCAGCACCACTTCCAGGAAACGGATCGCCGTGTAGGTGTAGTCGGAGGCGATTTCGTTGCCATAGCGCAGGGCCAGGGCCTTGGCTTTTTCCGGCGAAATGTTCTCGCGCTCGGCTTCATCGGCGATGGCCTGGCGCACCAGCGGCATATTGACCAGACCCTTGACCAGGTTGCGGCGGTGGGACAGGTCGGGGCCGATCACGGCGGTCTTCAGGTTACGAAAGTGCACACGCAGGACGCGTTGGGCCATTCTTACGGTGCGTTCGTGCCCTTTATTGTGCTCGATCAATTCACGCAAGTTGATGGGCGCAGAGAATTGCACGCGGGTCTTGCGACCGAGGATCAGGATGCTCAACAAGCGGCGCAGACGCCCGGTGACCGCCCAGCTGTCGGCGAACAACAGCTTCCAGGGACTCGACTCGCTTTCGGGGGATTGGCCCCAGAACACGCTGACCGGAATGATTTGTGCATTCTCTTCGGCATGCTCGCTCAGTGTGTTGACCAGGCGCGTCAGGGTGGGCGGTGCGCCGCGCTTGTCCTGGCGGCCGAGCCAGTCCGGGTCCGGTGTCAGGTAAAAGAACGCTGCGGGCTCCATCAACGGGCCCACCGATACCGGCAGCACCGGGCGCGGCAGGCCGGCCTTGGTGCACTCGGCATCGACCACGGCCAATTCGGTCAGGGAGGGCGATTGCAGGACGTAGAACACCGGCCGGCTGCGGTCCAGGTTGAGGGTTAGGGACGACTGGTTGATCGTCTCCGAGCGAACCCAGAGGTACAGCAGTCGGCGCAAGGTGCCAAACACCAGACGGCGGAACGGGGAGCGGGTCATAGGCGAGCTGCTTCAAGTGGGAATAAATCGAGCAGATGCTCGGGGCGGTAGTGTGCCGTATTCGCCGAAAATCGGCAAAAAAGCAGCGATGTAAAGTTGAGTTGATGGTTTTTGAACCTGTCTTATACTCGGCAGTTCAACACCAGTGACTCAATAATAAAAACCAGTGGGAGTGAACAGATGACAACGCGCGAAACCGGCAATGTGAAGTGGTTCAACGATGCCAAGGGCTACGGCTTTATCCAGCGTGAAGATGGCAAGGATGTGTTCGTGCACTACCGCGCCATTCGCGGTGACGGGCACCGCTCGTTGGCCGAGGGCCAGCAGGTGGAGTACGCCGTGGTGACGGGCGAGAAGGGCTTGCAGGCGGAGGATGTGGTGGGCCTGTAAGTTCACCACTGAACCAATGTGGGAGGGGGCTTGCCCCCGATTGCAGGGTGTCAGTCACCAGATATATTGACTGATCCACCGCTATCGGGGGCAAGCCCCCTCCCACATTTGATTGGATTCGCAGCTCAGGATCAGGCGGTTTTCCAGGTGATCTGCTCTTCACCGTCTGTACTGATACGAATCCAGGTGTCAGCGCTTTCCTCACCCTCTTCCTCGACCCAGGTCCCCGGTGCGCAGCGCACTTCAACGTTCAGCGCGGCAAACGCGGCGCGGGCGCAGGCGATGTCGTCGTCCCATGGGGTCTGGTCGCTTTCCAGGTACAGGCTATTCCACTTGCCGACGGCTTTTGGCAGCCAGGTCACCGGCACATTGCCGGCCTTGCATTTGTAGGTCTGGCCTCTTTGGACCCAGTCTGTGCACGGGCCCAGGGCGGCGCCCAGCCAGGCGGCGATGGCCTTGTGGTCGACGTCGGCGTCCTTCAGGTAAATCTCGATATCGGGTTGGCGCATGGATGTTCCTCGTTGCGGGATTCGAAAATCCATTCGCGGGTACTGAAAAGTCGGTTATTGAAGTACGAAATAATCGTAGCGCATTGACACGGTGACCTGCAGCGGCTCGGCGGCTTCGATCACCTCGCGGCGCCGCTCGGCACTGGCGCGCCAGCCGTGTGGGGTCATGGCCAGCAGGTTGGCGCGGTCTGCGGCTTCGGTCAGGCTCAGCGTGAATTCAAGGGTTTCGCTGTGGGCCAGGCGCATGCCATCCGGCACCAGGGCCAGGTGTTTGTCGTCGGTGTACTCGCGCACTTCGTCGTACAGGCGCTCGCGCAGCTCCATCAGATGGCCGCGTGTAGGTCCCACCTTCATCAGGCCGCCGCCAGGGCTGAGCAGGCGCTTGGCTTCCTGCCAGTCCAACGGGCTGAACACGCTGGCGAGAAACTGGCAACTGCCGTCGGCCAACGGTACGCGGGCCATGCTGGCGATCAACCAGGTCAGCGCCGGGTTGCGCCTGCACGCGCGCTTGACCGCTTCCCTGGAAATATCCAGGGCGTAGCCGTCCGCGTGGGGCAGGGCGTCGGCGATCTGCGCGGTGTAGTAACCCTCGCCACAGCCGATGTCCACCCAGCGTTGCGGTGCGCGTTCAGCGGCCAGCTCGGCCAGGCGTCTGGCCACCGGGGCGTAGTGCCCGGCATTGAGGAAGTCACGACGCGCCTCGACCATGGCCAGGTTATCACCCGGGTCGCGGCTGTTCTTGTGCTGTACCGGCAACAG
This genomic stretch from Pseudomonas orientalis harbors:
- a CDS encoding DUF4197 domain-containing protein, translated to MLRNPLRLTALFAGLLLGANAMALDLGSLSQGDASGGLKDALTQGAQIAVKQLGTPGGFSNNPDVKIGLPGKLGKVADKLKMFGMGDQVTQLETSMNKAAETAVTQAQPILVNAVKNMSVTDAKGILAGGQDSATQYLNKSSREQIRAKFLPIVKAATDKVGVAQQYNALAGKAAAFGAVDAKSANVENYVTEQALDGLFKMIAQQEETIRKNPAAAATSLAKKVFGAL
- a CDS encoding YbaY family lipoprotein, giving the protein MKKIILLGLTALLGACQSMPPAPKASLDGEVFYLQRIALPPTATLSVSLQDVSLMDAPAVVLAEQKGPIKGQVPLPFHLSYDPAQVKPGHSYSVSARIEVDGKLLFITTQRHAVQLNGQDPQPLRLRVDAAAH
- the plsB gene encoding glycerol-3-phosphate 1-O-acyltransferase PlsB — its product is MTRSPFRRLVFGTLRRLLYLWVRSETINQSSLTLNLDRSRPVFYVLQSPSLTELAVVDAECTKAGLPRPVLPVSVGPLMEPAAFFYLTPDPDWLGRQDKRGAPPTLTRLVNTLSEHAEENAQIIPVSVFWGQSPESESSPWKLLFADSWAVTGRLRRLLSILILGRKTRVQFSAPINLRELIEHNKGHERTVRMAQRVLRVHFRNLKTAVIGPDLSHRRNLVKGLVNMPLVRQAIADEAERENISPEKAKALALRYGNEIASDYTYTAIRFLEVVLSWFWNKIYDGIKVNNIEGVQQVAQGYEVIYVPCHRSHIDYLLLSYLLFKNGLTPPHIAAGINLNMPVIGSLLRRGGAFFMRRTFKGNPLYTSVFNEYLHTLFTKGFPVEYFVEGGRSRTGRMLQPKTGMLAITLRSFLRSSRMPIVFVPVYIGYERVLEGRTYLGELRGASKKKESIFDIFKVVGALKQRFGQVAVNFGEPIKLAEFLDNEQPDWRTQELAPNYKPAWLNETTHRLSEKVARHLNEAAAVNPVNLVALALLSTTRLALDEQAMARQLDLYLALLRRVPYSPHTTLPDGDGLALIKHVKDMDLLSEQSDALGKIVYLDEQNAVLMTYYRNNVLHIFALPALLASFFQSSSRMSREQILRYTQALYPYLQSELFIRWSLQELDAVVDQWLEAFVEQGLLRFENNVYLRPAPSSRHFVLLTLLSKSIAQTLQRFYMAISLLLNSGQNSISAEELEDLCTIMAQRLSILHGLNAPEFFDKSLFRHFIQTLLEQDVLRRDETGKLSYHDLLGELAEGAAKRVLPADIRLSIRQVALHRVDGAAEQPVEPAQTR
- a CDS encoding cold-shock protein, with product MTTRETGNVKWFNDAKGYGFIQREDGKDVFVHYRAIRGDGHRSLAEGQQVEYAVVTGEKGLQAEDVVGL
- a CDS encoding putative RNA methyltransferase, encoding MLACPLCSAPLNAVDNGVGCPAGHRFDRARQGYLNLLPVQHKNSRDPGDNLAMVEARRDFLNAGHYAPVARRLAELAAERAPQRWVDIGCGEGYYTAQIADALPHADGYALDISREAVKRACRRNPALTWLIASMARVPLADGSCQFLASVFSPLDWQEAKRLLSPGGGLMKVGPTRGHLMELRERLYDEVREYTDDKHLALVPDGMRLAHSETLEFTLSLTEAADRANLLAMTPHGWRASAERRREVIEAAEPLQVTVSMRYDYFVLQ